The sequence TGCTATAATATACCATTGAAAAACCGAAACGCTGTTCAAGTGAAAATTTGATTTATATATATCGGCCATACAAGTAAAACGCAATTAAGCGAGCTCAACTCAATCGATACAATGGAGGTTACCAGTGTTGCTTGTCGGCGATATAGGCGCCACCAAGACCATCTTGGGAATCTACTCGGCCGACAGCCGGCCGCAAAACCCCATAACCTCGGCAACATATCCAAGCGATCGGTATCCGGACCTCGATACGCTCCTTAACGAGTTCATCAAGGAGAACAGAGTCAAGATAACCAGGGCGAGCTTCGGTGTGGCGGGTCCGGTCATTGACCGCCGAGCGAAGATAACAAATCTCCCGTGGACGGTGGACGTGGAGAGGCTAAAAGAAACCCTGAACGTTGAAAACGTGGACCTCTTCAACGACATCTGCGCCATAGCGTACAGCATTGCCTGCCTTGAGGACAAAGACCTGACAACCCTGAATAAGGGTGTGCCCGTCAATCGGACTCCCATCGCCGTCATCGCCCCGGGCACTGGCCTCGGTGAGGCGTTCCTGACATGGGACGGAGATCGCGACCGCTATCGCCCGCACGCCTCCGAGGGGGGACACGTCGATTTCGCCCCGAAGACCCAACGCGAAATCGAATTGATGCAATACCTTTACCGGAGCCACAAACACGTAAGCTACGAGGACGTTTGTTGCGGAAAGGGGATACCGAACATATATAACTTCTTAAAGGACTGCGGAGACTTTAGAGAGTCGGTCTGGCTTTCCGATGAGCTTAAAGGGGCGAACGACCCGACGCCGATCATAGTCGGCGCCGCCCTCTCCACGGAGAGGGAATGCAAGATCTGCGAGGAGGCGCTCTCCATATTTATCTCGGTATTGGCGAGGGAGGCGGGAAACCTCGTCCTCAAGGTGGCCGCCACCGGAGGCCTTTACATAGGCGGCGGGATTCCGCCGCGAATCATCTCCCGTCTCAAGGAAGAGCGCTTTATGGAGGCTTTTCTTGACAAAGGGGCATTTGCGGAGCTCCTATCCGCCGTTCCCGTAAAGGTGATTATGAATCCAAAGGCCGCCCTGATCGGCACCGCCCGTTATGGCCTCGATCTTTATAGAGAGTAAGATATTGGGCCAACGGGCGACTTTTTTACGAATCGATCTCGATTCACCGAGACCGGCCTTGTCGAGGCCAAGACCGGCCCGGATTTCCGTTTGTAACGGGGAAATGAGAGATACCGTTTTTGGCCTAAAAAATAATACACCGCTTTTATACATTAGGAGTTGCGAATGAAGGAAGGAAAAAAGGCCTCCTTTTTTACGGGAGATTTTCAGGATGAGCTGAACCGCGCTCTCCACGATATGGAAAGAGAGAAGGTAGTCTCGAGGATATGGGGGCACGACCACATGGTATGGAAGCCGGAGCCGAGGGAGATTACAAACCGCCTCGGGTGGCTTGAGATAGCCGACGCTATGATGGAAAACGTGGGGGAAATCGTTAAGTTCGTGGAGGATGTGAAGTCGGCCGGTTACACAAACGCCCTCCTCATGGGGATGGGCGGTTCGAGCCTCGCCCCCGAGTTTTTCAGAAAGACCTTCGGCGTCAAAAAGGGATTCCTCGACCTCGCCGTCCTCGACAGCACCGACCCCGGGGCGGTGTCGGGATTCGCCGACCGGCTCGATATCGAAAAGACCCTCTTTATCGTCTCCACGAAATCGGGAACGACCGTGGAGACCCTCTCCTTTTTCAAATGCTTCTACAACCTCGCCCTAAAGAGGCTCGGAGCAAAACGGGCGGGGGAGGGTTTCATCGCCATAACCGACCCAGGGTCATCCCTGGCGGAGGTAGCCGGGATGTTGAATTTCCGCAAGGCATTCCTCAGCGACCCGAACATCGGGGGGCGTTATTCCGCCCTCTCCCATTTCGGGCTCGTGCCGGCGGCCCTGATAGGCATGGATATAGAAACGCTTCTTGAAAGGGCAGTCGAGGTCGCCTCC comes from Candidatus Zymogenus saltonus and encodes:
- the glk gene encoding glucokinase; its protein translation is MLLVGDIGATKTILGIYSADSRPQNPITSATYPSDRYPDLDTLLNEFIKENRVKITRASFGVAGPVIDRRAKITNLPWTVDVERLKETLNVENVDLFNDICAIAYSIACLEDKDLTTLNKGVPVNRTPIAVIAPGTGLGEAFLTWDGDRDRYRPHASEGGHVDFAPKTQREIELMQYLYRSHKHVSYEDVCCGKGIPNIYNFLKDCGDFRESVWLSDELKGANDPTPIIVGAALSTERECKICEEALSIFISVLAREAGNLVLKVAATGGLYIGGGIPPRIISRLKEERFMEAFLDKGAFAELLSAVPVKVIMNPKAALIGTARYGLDLYRE